TATTAGATGCGATAGCGCCTTATACTCCTGATTATGTGATTTTAGCTAAATATATGCGCATTTTAACGCCTAAATTTGTTGAACAATATAGTAATAAATTGATTAATATACACCACTCATTTTTACCTGCATTTATCGGTGCGAAACCCTATCAACAAGCATTCGACCGTGGCGTAAAAATTATTGGTGCAACGGCCCATTTTGTTAATAATGACTTAGATGAAGGGCCAATCATCACCCAAGATGTCGCCCATATTGATCATGCTTACAGCGCAGAAGACCTCGCTAAAACAGGGCGAGATGTTGAACGCTCAGTATTAAGTAAAGCCCTACAACAAGTATTAAATGATAAAGTGTTCGTCTACGCAAACCGTACGGTTGTTTTTGAATAGTATGGCAATAAAAGCATTAATAGGTTTTACAATTAACGTCTATTAATGCTTACCCCGAATCTTAGCAATACCCTTCTCGACCATTAACGTTATTAGTCCAACCATAAGCCCTACCAATAATTCAGCTAACATCGTCGGCATAAATAATAAATAATCAGCAATAGCATGCACATTGTGCACAAATATGCCTCCGGCAACGAGTAACATAGCTAACGTACCGACAATAGTTAATAGGCGAATAACTTTCGGTAATGCCGCAACAAGTAACTCACCGATAAATTTTAAAAGGTTATTTTTCTGCTCTGCTAACGCTATTAATTTAAAGCCGACATCATCCATGCGAACCAAAAGTGCCACAAAGCCATAAACACCCACTGTCGCCAACAGAGCCACAAATGAAACAACAATAATTTGTAATATTAAAGGCTCTTGCATGACTGTACCGAGGGCTAAAACGATAATTTCAATGGAGAGAATAAAGTCAGTCAGTATCGCTGATTTTATTTTTTTTGCTTCATAATTCAAAAAATCTTGGTCATCTTCGAGTATGGTGTTGATCGGCCGACTCTCTTTTTTTTGAAGATACTCAAATATTTTCTCTGCACCTTCAAAGGCAAGATATATCCCTCCTACCATTAAAATAGGGATAATCAGCCAATTAGCAAAGGCACTCAATAGAAAAGCAACGGGTAAAATGATCAATTTATTACGTAAAGAGCCCTTCGCTATTGCCCATAACACAGGCAACTCTCTGCTTGAAGAAAATCCAGATGCTTTTTCAGCCCCCACAGCCAAGTCATCACCCAATACACCCGCGGTTTTTTTAGTCGCGACTTTACTCATCATTGCCGCATCATCTAACAAAGCAGCAATATCATCAAACACAGCAAAAAAACCCGTTGCCATTATTCTTCCTCAAAAATATGAAATAGCGCGTAGACCATTCCATTAACCATTACATATAGTTCACTTTAATTGGTTTATTATCTAAATCCAATTCTTGATAGCGATTCATGAGCTCATTTGTGACACCGGTTGAGGTGAATTGAATAGACGAATTGCCTAATGAGGCAGAAAGGCGCTGCTGTGCAACTAAGGATATATTATCAACAATGTCATCACTAAATTCACCTTGCTCAGGGCGAGCTAGCAGTGCTTCATTATGCAATAATTGCTTTAAACGAATTGTACGAAAATGGTTATTATGTAAATCAGCATTCATATTACATGCTTGCTCAAGGGTAACACCTCCGTTAACAAGGGGTTGAGCAGGAGGAAGTTGAAACTGTTGGCGTAACGATGCGGTTGTCTCTAAAGCCACTTCTTTTTTTGCCGCTAAATCAAATTGTGCAAAATCTCTTGCGTCATCGGATAAAAAACTGAGTAACAAATTAAATTTGTCACGCGTGCCATTGTGTACAGCAGCATTTAATTGCTGCCCTAATTGCCACTCATTTATCAATAAATTGTTATCTAGCTGTTTACTATTCATACATTTTCATTGTTTTATCTCCGATATAAAGTGTTATCGGCAACAAACTGATTTTATTTAATGTTTTTTTATTTTTTTAACTTCACATGCCTCTATTATCTGCTATTATTGCCCGCGAAATAACGGAGGGGTTCCCGAGTGGCCAAAGGGAGCAGATTGTAAATCTGCCGCGTAAGCTTCGGTGGTTCGAATCCACCTCCCTCCACCATTTCACTCCCCTGAAAGTCTTTCCCTTCATAGAATATTTGTTTTACTATACAAAGTACGTAAAATAATCGTTTTGCACTACATCCTAGCTTATTATTATCTACAATTAAGTACATTACGCTCATTCTCAAATAAAAGTGAAGATCAATAAACAATGTTTAATTATAAAGACAAAAATATTTTAATTGTTGATGATCAAAAAGCATTCCATATCATGCTGCGTAATATGCTCACTAATCAGGGGGCTAGTGCACAAAAGATTTCCTTTGCTGAAAATGCTGAAGGCGCTGTGAAATTAGCAGAGAAAAAAACTTTTGACCTATTTCTTGTGGATTACAATTTAGGGTCGGGCAAAAATGGCGTACAACTTATTGATTTTCTACGTCAAAAAGAGTTAATCACCAATCATGCAATATGTTTTATTATCACCGGTGATAATAATAAAGGGATGGTACTTACCGCGCTTGAAAAGTCACCCGATGATTATTTAATGAAGCCCTTTTCTCAAACACAACTACTTAATCGACTGCGTAAAGCCGCACAAAAAAAAGAGGTAGTCGTTGATATTTTTGATGCCTTACAAAAACAAGAATATTCACAGGCCATTGCATTATGCAAAGAAAAAATTAATCAAAGCGCTGATTACAGAAAATTATGTAAAGCCCTCTTAGCTGATATCTACATAGAAATAGAGAAATACGAAGATGCAGAACGAATTCTTAAACCGCTCGTAGAAAACAGACCACTAATAAGAGCGAGCATCAGTTTAGGTAAAGCTTATTATTTACAGGATAAGCTATCAGAGGCGATTAATTTATTAAACATAGTAATACAAAATTCCCCCTTACAGATAGAAGCCTATCAGTGGCTATCACGCACCTATAAAAAAAATGGTGAACTAGAGAAAGCGCTAGCAACACTTAGCTATGCTGCTAGTATAACCAATCATAGTATTGAACGGCATCAAGAAGTGGCTATCTTAGCCAATGAAATGAACGAGCATAAACTCGTGATCAGTAGTTATTCGGCGATTTTACAACTGAGTCGTAACTCTTTTTACCCAAATCCTTGTCACCTCGCTAACTATATCCGTTGTATTCTTGAGTATGCTCTTTCCGAAGATGATTTAATTGATCGAAAAATCATTTTAAAACAAGTCAGCTCAGCACTCTACCAAAGCCGTTTTGAAGAGGGGAGAAATAAAGATTTTGACTTCAACTGCTTTGATGAAATTTGCCAATCTAAAGTATTCTTTGCTCTAAATGAACCATTAAAAGCGAAACGGAAATTGCTAAGTACGCTAGAACAAAATGATAAAAAACCTGAAGAATTTGAAACAACTCTATTATGCGAAGCACTTTTTTCACTATTAGATATCGGTGAGTTTGATTATGCAGCCCCCTTTTTAAAGGAAATTAAACAACGCGATATCATCGATTCAACCATGCAAACAGCAATTAATAAACAAACCGGTAGTGCACTGAAAGCCCGCATGAGTACATTTAAAAAATATAATACATTAGGCATCCAAGCTTTTTCTCAACATCTTTATGAAAGTGCTCTGACTCATTTCAATCAGGCACTGCAACTTGAACCATTGAATTCCGGTGCATTACTTAACTGTATACAGGTGCACCTTGAATTAATCAAAATTGCGAAGGATAACCAGCAGGTCGATTTACTACATCATTGCCAAAAAAATTTCAATTTGCTAAATAATACCCGGCTACCCAGCGAACACGCCAAACGCCAAAAACAGTTACAACAAGAGTTTATGGAAATAAAAGTGATCCGTTAATTAAGATCACAGACTTAATGCAATAACTGTCAATATCGCCGATTAACCTTTCAACTCCGCTAGTTTTATTTTTACCCGCTTCTCTGAAACAGGAAAAGCTGTCCCTAACTGTTGAGCAAAAAGAGAGACTCGCAATTCTTCCATCATCCAGTAAATTTCAGCTAAGTCATGGTTCTCTTTTTCATTACTCATCATTGTTTTACACAATGCCATATAGCGAGCTTCTAATTCATGTAAGGCAATGGTATGTAAACGATCTTGATTAGGGTTAAGCGGTAATTTTTCTAATCGTTTATCTAATGCCTGTAAATATCGTTTTAAATCAGGTAATTTCTTTTCACCTATTTGGCAGGCAAAACCGGGAAAAATAAGTCGCTGTAACTGCGATTTAATATCCCCCTGCGCCACTAACATGGTGAGATCTACCTTACCTTTTAAACGTTTATTAATACCATGTGCCAACGTTAGAATCTGCTCGACTAATTGCGTAATAAGTAAGGTCCGTTCAGCTAATTCAGCGCGTACCAGCTCTTTTTGAATTTCAAACTGCGCTGCCGTTCGAACATTATCTTGTCCCGTTAAAATCGCATCAACAGCACAAGCAATACAGTCATCGATGAGATCTTTAACTTGACCGAATGGGGTAAAGTACAAACCCAACTTCGCTTTATTTGGCAGACTCTGCTGTAAATATTTAATCGGCGAAGGAACATTTAACAAAACTAGGCGTCGTATACCCGCTTGATTAACACGCAACGCTTTTTGTTCATTGTCAAATAACTCAATGGCAACGCTTTTATTTTTATCAACCAAAGCTGGAAACGCTTTTACTTCATAACCTCCATGATCTTTACTAAAAGATCGCGGTAACTTACCAAAGTCCCACTCTACTAAATTACTTTTTTCAATGCCCTGTTTCGAAACTTTCGATAGCGTCTGTTTAACCTCGCCCTTTAATTGATGTTGTAATAACGCCAAATCAGTGCCTAAGGCGACACTTTTACGCTTATCGTCAATAACATTAAACTTCATTTTTAAATGAGTAGCGAGAGCTGAAATGTCCCATGCATCGGCAGGAATTTGTACACCAGTCATGCGCAACAATTGCTTAGCAAAGCTACTGAGCAAATCTCCCTGTAATGGTTGCATCGCGGCTAAGGCTGCCTCCGCATAATTAGGAGCGGGTACAAAATTACGACGTAAGGTTTTAGGTAAAGTTTTAATCAGTGCAATTAACAATTCATTACGCAGTGCGGGAATTTGCCAATCAAAGCCGCTGTTTTGTACTTGATTGAGTAATGCTAAGGGAATATCAACCGTGACCCCATCCTGTGCACTACCAGGTTCAAAGGCATAGCTTAATCGAAATTTAAAATCGCCCTGCTGCCAAAAATCAGGATAAGCATTTATTGTAATATTATCGGCATCGTGCGCCATTAAATCTGCACGTTGATAATCTAATAAATCAGGGTTATTTTTCTTTTCTCGATTCCACCAGCTATCAAACTGTTTGCTACTCGCTACATTATTTGGAATATGTTTATCGTAAAAATAGAACAGCGTTTCATCATCAACTAATATATCGCGACGCCGAGATTTATGCTCTAACTCTTCAATATCATTAAGTAATGCTTGATTTTGGGTAAAAAATTGATGACCCGTGATAAATTCCCCTTCAACCAGTGCATGACGAATAAATAGCTCTCTACAGAGTATCGGGTCAATGTTGGTATAGGTGACTTTTCTTCTCACTACAATGGGTAAGCCATACAAGGTTTGATTCTCAAAGGCCATTACCACGCCTGATTTTTTCTGCCAATGGGGCTCTGAATAACTCCGCTTAATTAAATGCTGTCCCTGCGCTTCGACCCATTCAGGTTTAATACGGGCAATAATACGAGCAAATAACTTTGAGGTTTCAACTAATTCGGCTGACATGATCCATTTGGGTTGTTTTTTAAACAAACTAGACCCAGGAAAAATCAAAAATTTACTGTTGCGCGCGCCTAAATACTCCGCATCCTTATCTTTAAAACCAATATGCGATAATAGCCCTGCTAATAAAGCTTGGTGTATATCATCAAAATTAGCTGGTTGTGAATTTATCTTGATCCCTAATTCATCACTAACCTGCTTAATTTGTGTATAAATATCTTGCCACTCTCTGACACGCATATAAGCTAAAAACTCTTTCTGGCACATATTTCTAAATTGATTACTAGAAAGTTCGCTACGTTGTTCATTAAGGTAATTCCAAAGATTAACAAAGGCGATGTAATCGGAGTCTTTATCATAGAAACGTCGATGCTTTTCGTCGGAAGCCTGCTGTTTATCTAAAGGTCTTTCACGAGGATCTTGGATACTTAATGCAGCACTGATGACCATCACTTCATGAACGCAGCCAAATTCGCTTGCAGCAAGTATCATACGTGCCAAACGCGGATCAACGGGTAATTTGGCTAAATTACGCCCAAGAGGGGTCAATTTTTTACGTGGATCTTTAACCGCGAGATTAACCGCACCTAACTCTTCTAATAGGGTAAAGCCATCTTTAATATTACGATCTTGCGGAGGCTCTACAAAGGGAAACTGATTAATCTCACCAAGGCCAAGCGCCAGCATCTGTAAGATCACTGATGATAGGTTGGTACGTAAAATTTCCGGATCGGTAAATTCAGGGCGAGAAAGGAAATCATCTTCACCATAAAGACGAATACAAACACCATCACTCACACGTCCACAACGACCTTTACGCTGATTGGCACTGGCCTGTGAAATTGGCTCTATGGGTAAGCGCTGCACCTTAGTACGATAACTATAGCGACTGATACGCACCGTTCCCGTATCAATGACATATTTAATACCAGGAATGGTTAATGAGGTTTCCGCAACATTGGTGGCTAATACAATACGTTGACCTCGATGCGACTGAAAAATACGATTTTGTTCGGCAACACTTAAACGTGCAAACAGGGGTAAAACTTCAGTATCGCGCAAATTACGACGATTTAATGCTTCCGCTGTATCACGTATTTCACGTTCACCATTCATAAAAATAAGAATGTCGCCACGTCCCATGCGCTGCAGTTCATCGACGGCGTTGAAAATACCCTCAATTTGATCGCCACCAGCATACTCCTCCAAGGGGCGATATAATGTTTCAACGGGAAAAGTTCGACCAGATACTTCGATAATAGGTGCATGCTGCCCACTTTTATCGACAAAATGATGTGCGAAACGCTCGGGATCGATGGTGGCAGAAGTGATAATAACTTTGAGATCAGGACGACGTGGTAAGAGACGTTTTAAATACCCTAATAAAAAATCGATATTTAAACTACGCTCATGTGCTTCATCGATAATAATAGTGTCATATTGACTGAGAAAGCGGTCATTTTGAATTTCCGCTAACAAAATACCATCGGTCATTAATTTAATATAAGTGTTTTCACTCACTTTATCGGTAAAACGTACTCGATAACCAACGGCTTCGCCTAAGGGAGAATCGAGTTCTTCGGCAATACGGGATGCAACGGTACGCGCTGCTAAACGTCTTGGCTGAGTATGGGCAATTAAACCGCTAACACCACGCCCTAATTCAATGCATATTTTTGGAATTTGGGTGGTTTTACCAGAACCAGTTTCCCCAGCAATGATAACAACTTGATGGTCACGTATCGCCTCTGCTATTTCAGTTTTCTTTTCACAAACGGGCAGATCAGGGTAACTAACTTTTGGCAAATGTTGTAAACGGTAGCTACGTTTATCAATCGAATTTTGTATATCACAGGCAATTTTTGTTAAGGCATTCTCAACTTTGTCTGGGTCACTATTTTTTAGCGCACCATCAATACGGCGAGAGAAACGAAATTGGTCTTTATATAAAGCACTTTTAAGGTGTTTTTTTAAAGTAGAAACGGACATGGTCAAAACAATTACCTAACAACAATCAAAAAAGCGATCCTAACAAGTCACACTGCAAAATGATAGAACTGCTTTTCTATATCACCATGCTAGAAATAGGCTCAATAACGCTCTTAATTAACTTCTGTACAACAGGAGTCTAAAGCGAATAGACTATTATCTTCCTTCGACTTCATCTGTAAAAATACGGAAACTATTTCAGGATTAAAACATGTACCGCTGCGAAGTTTCAACTCAACAAGCGCCTCTTCATCGGAAAGCGCTAATCGATAAGAGCGATCTGAGGTCAAGGCATCCCAAAAATCTGCCACGGATAAAATTTGTGCGATTAGCGGAATCTCTTCGCTTTCCAATCCCATTGGATAACCTTGAGAATCCCAACGCTCATGGTGATATAACACATATTTTGCAAATTTGTTTAACTGTTTAGAATTCCTTAATACTTGGTAACCCCAATAGGAATGATTCTGTATTAACGCATACTCTTTCTCGCAGAGTTTGCCTTTTTTATTTAGGATCTCTTTAGGCACAACGGTTTTGCCTATATCGTGTAAAATACCAGCCCAATAAGTATGTTGGATATCTTCCTCTGATAGCCCTAACTCAATAGCGATACTTCTGCCAAGATTAGCAACATTTTCTGAATGCCCTTTGGTATAAGGGTCATGAATTTCTAACATATTGAGCATAACATCAGCAATTTCATGCTGAAACTCTTCAAGCTCTAAATTGAGATAATCTATTTCAATACTATGTTTTTGTAATTGTGAATACTGCTTTTCAAATTCTATTTCTCTTTCTTTAGTATCAGTGATATCAATAGCGATACCCAACATGGCGAGTTCATCGGAAGAAGCACTTTTGAACGGTATTTTGGTCGTTTGCATGATCTTTACACTACCGTCAAACTCATGATTCTCCTCTTCAGGAATAAACTTCATCCTATTATTATTAATAACCTCTAAATCATCACTTAAGAATGCTTGCACTTCTTCTACAGGATAAGTTCCACTTTTATCGTGTAATTGCAAATGGTTTTTGCCTTCCATTTGCTCTGCTGTTAACCCATAACCAGCAGCCGTTGCTTTATTAACCAATATAAATCTCCCATGTCTATCTTTGGCAAATATTTTATGGGAACAAGGTCGATGATTTGTCGTAATTCACTGTTTTTAGCTTCTATCTGTTTACGGTACGCCTCTTCATTCTTATAAGCATCACAGAGATTATCCAATATTTTGTTAAGCTCAAAATATTGTAAGTTCTCTTGATTTACCTTATTCAAGGGTATTTCATTACTCACATCGAACAAATATTGTAATTTTCGATATACTTTTCTTTTTATATTTATCTGATAAAGCATATAAATAGAAAAGAACAGCGCAAAAAGCAATAGAGCAAATATAGAACTATTTTGGGTTAATTCATTGTGCAATAAAATGAAAAACAACAACCCCAGAATAACGGATGTATAAACCCATTCAACTTGAATATTTTTATTCAATATCTTGGTTAATGAATATTTCATACGACTGTACCCTTTAGCCTTTTAGTCATTACTGCAGTCCCTGCTAAACAGCCAACAAAATGATCTTTTAATTACTTATTGTTTATGATCGCATTAAATAAAGAAATTTGCGAGTCATTGTCATTTAAGCATTTTATATAGTGATATTGATCACCTCCATTAGCTAAAAATAATGCGCGATTTTCAACGGCTAACTCTTCAATGGTCTCTAAACAATCACAGGCAAATGCTGGACTAATAATATCAACTGATTTAACACCAGAACGAGCAAACTCTGCTAATGAGAGGTCAAGATATGGAGTTAACCACTCTTCTCGTCCTACTCTGGATTGATAGCAAAGTTGATATTGCTTATCACGCAATCCTAATGCGGCAACAACTCGCGCAACAGTCCCCTCTACCTGCTGTTGATAAACGTCACCTAGGCTCACATAGCGTTTAGGAATACCGTGAAAGGAGAAAACAAGCAATTCAGCTTGTCCGTGGGTTTGCCAATGATTTTTAATGGAGTCAACTAGCGCTTCAATATATAAAGGATGGTCATGGTAATCATGAATAAATGTGAGTGCGGGAAAGTTAAACTTATTTTTAAAAGCGGCCGCAATTTGATCAAATATCGGCGCGGTAGTTGATACAGAATATTGTGGATATAGAGGTAATACGGTTAGCTCAGTGACCCCTTGTTGAACAAATTTTTCTATTTGAGAAGCAATAGAAGGATTGCCGTAGGTCATTGCATAATCAACCATAATGTTCTGCTGATTTAATTGAAGAGCAAGTTTTTCAGTTTGTCGTTGTGTGTAAAAACGCAATGGCGAACCATCTTTAGTCCAAATACTTTGATATAACTTAGTCACTTTTGCGGTGCGAATTGGAAGAATAATAAAATTAAGCAGAGGTAACCAAAACCAGCGAGGTTGATCAACAACGCGTTTATCCGATAAAAACGCTTTTAAAAACTGCTTAACACCTTTTTTAGTCGGCATTGCAGGCGTACCTAAATTAACCAACAATACAGCACGTCTCTTATCCATATAGACTCCCTTAAGCTATAAAAAAAGGGGCTAAATGCCCCTTCATACGATCTATATATGTAAAGTCAGCAAGGACAATAGTGCCCAGATGCTAGAGATAACATAGAAGTATAGTAATAGAACCGATTAACCAAGGATAGCCGTTAATTCAGCACTGATTGTATCAACGGCTTTAGTGCCATCAAATTTGCAATGCGCACCATTACCCTGTGCGGCTTCATTTTGATAGTAAGCGACAAGAGGCTCAGTTTGCGCATGATAAATATCTAAACGTTTACGTACAGTAGCTTCTTCATCATCAGGTCTAATCACTAAATCATCACCGGTAACATCATCCTTACCTTCAACGGCAGGTGGATTGTAAACGATATGATAGGTACGACCAGAGCCAGAATGAACTCGACGGCCAGCCATACGTTTAACAATTTCTTCATCTGGCACATCAAATTCAAGAACGAAATCAACAATTACACCAGCTGCTTTCATGGCATCTGCCTGAGGAATTGTACGAGGGAAGCCATCTAATAGAAAACCTTTTGCGCAATCAGCTTGTGCAATACGCTCTTTAACTAATCCAATAATTAACTCATCAGAAACAAGTTGCCCTGCATCCATTAGCTCTTTCGCTTTCAGACCAAGTTCAGTACCTGCTTTTGCTGCAGCTCTCAACATATCCCCTGTGGAAATTTGTGGGATCCCGTATTTATCCATTATAAATTGAGCTTGTGTACCTTTACCAGCACCTGGAGCACCTAATAAGATAATGCGCATATTGCATCCTTCATGATTAAAAAATTGAAAAAGAAATTTACACGTTTACGCCTAATTTCTCAAGTTTATAAATAAAAAAAGGCCGACATAAGCCGACCTTTATAGTACATATTAATATGATTAAGCGAGTAATAGCTTATTGATACGACTTACAAATGCAGATGGATCATCAAGGCTACCCTTTTCTGATAGTGTCGCTTGTTCAAGGAGCAATTCAGCCCATTGTGCAAACAACTCTTCATCGGCCATATCAGCTAATTTAACAATCAACTCATGCTCTGGATTAATCTCAAAAATAGGCTTGCTATCGGGAACAGGTTGCCCCATTTGCGCCATTAACTTGGCCATTTGAGTGCTCATATCATCATTATCAGCAACAATACAAGAGGGTGTTGTGGTTAAACGGTGCGTTAAGCGTACTTCTTTAACTTTATCACCTAACACCGTTTTAACTCGCTCAATAAAGCTAGCAAATTCAGTTTCTTGCTTTTCTTGCTCTTTTTTATCTTCTTCGCTATCAAGTTTACCTAAATCTAAATCGCCCTGTGTAACAGAAGTAAATTTCTTACCATCGTACTCGGTCAAATGACTTAAGAACCACTCATCAATACGGTCAGACATTAATAGTACTTCGATACCTTTTTTACGTAGCACTTCGAGATGAGGGCTATTCTTAGCGGCATTAAAGCTATCAGCTGTGATGTAGTAAATTTTATATTGGCCTTCAACCATACGACTAATGTAAGCATCCAGTGAAACTGTCTGCTCAGCAGCATCTGTCTGTGTTGAAGAGAAACGCAATAATTTAGCAATTTTTTCTTTGTTGCTAAAGTCTTCTGCAGGCCCTTCTTTTAATACTTGACCAAACTCTTTCCAAAACTTGTTGTACTCTTCTTCGTTATTCGATGCAAATTTCGCCAGCATAGAAAGAACACGTTTAGTACAAGCACTACGCAATTTAGCAGTAATACGGGTATCTTGTAGAATTTCACGAGACACGTTAAGTGGTAGATCATTTGAATCTAAGACACCTTTTACAAAACGCAAGTAGGTCGGCATAAACTGTTCAGCGTCATCCATAATGAATACACGTTGTACATAAAGTTTTAAGCCATGCGCCTTTTCACGATTCCATAGGTCAAATGGTGCACGTTTAGGGATATATAATAGGCTTGTGTACTCTTGCTCACCTTCAACTTTATTATGACTCCAAGTTAATGGGTCTTCAAAATCATTGGCAATATGCTTATAGAACTCTTTATACTCTTCGTCTTTAAGGTCAGATTTAGCACAACTCCATAGCGCAGTCGCTTTATTAACAGATTCCCAAACAGCTTCGCTACCTGGGATTTTTTCACCGTCAGGACCTTCTGTTTCAGGAGTTGCTTCTTTAAACATTTGCACTGGAATACTGATATGATCTGAATATTTAGCAACAATACCACGTAATTTATAATCATTTAAAAATTCAGTTTCATCATCACGAAGATGAAGAATAATTTCCGTACCACGGTCTGCTTTTACAATATCAGCGACAGTGTAATCGGATTCACCGTTAGATTCCCAGCATGTACCCTGTGATGCATCTTCGCCCGCTTTGCGTGTATTTACTGTCACTTTATCGGCAACGATAAACGCCGAGTAAAAACCAACACCGAATTGACCAATGAGTTGTGAGTCCTTAACTTGATCGCCCGATAATTGTGCAAAGAAATCACTTGTACCAGATTTAGCAATAGTACCTAGATGTTCGATCACTTCATCACGCGTCATACCGATACCATTATCACTAATGGTGATGGTTTTTAAATCGGCATCAAAACTCAAACGAACACGTAAGTCACCATCATTTTCAAAAAGAGAGCCATCTGATAACGCTTTAAAACGCAATTTATCCGCTGCATCGGCAGCATTAGAAACAAGCTCACGTAAGAAAATTTC
This window of the Psychromonas sp. MME1 genome carries:
- the hemH gene encoding ferrochelatase — its product is MDKRRAVLLVNLGTPAMPTKKGVKQFLKAFLSDKRVVDQPRWFWLPLLNFIILPIRTAKVTKLYQSIWTKDGSPLRFYTQRQTEKLALQLNQQNIMVDYAMTYGNPSIASQIEKFVQQGVTELTVLPLYPQYSVSTTAPIFDQIAAAFKNKFNFPALTFIHDYHDHPLYIEALVDSIKNHWQTHGQAELLVFSFHGIPKRYVSLGDVYQQQVEGTVARVVAALGLRDKQYQLCYQSRVGREEWLTPYLDLSLAEFARSGVKSVDIISPAFACDCLETIEELAVENRALFLANGGDQYHYIKCLNDNDSQISLFNAIINNK
- the adk gene encoding adenylate kinase, whose translation is MRIILLGAPGAGKGTQAQFIMDKYGIPQISTGDMLRAAAKAGTELGLKAKELMDAGQLVSDELIIGLVKERIAQADCAKGFLLDGFPRTIPQADAMKAAGVIVDFVLEFDVPDEEIVKRMAGRRVHSGSGRTYHIVYNPPAVEGKDDVTGDDLVIRPDDEEATVRKRLDIYHAQTEPLVAYYQNEAAQGNGAHCKFDGTKAVDTISAELTAILG
- the htpG gene encoding molecular chaperone HtpG encodes the protein MEHQQNHTFSADTGKLLKLMIHSLYSNKEIFLRELVSNAADAADKLRFKALSDGSLFENDGDLRVRLSFDADLKTITISDNGIGMTRDEVIEHLGTIAKSGTSDFFAQLSGDQVKDSQLIGQFGVGFYSAFIVADKVTVNTRKAGEDASQGTCWESNGESDYTVADIVKADRGTEIILHLRDDETEFLNDYKLRGIVAKYSDHISIPVQMFKEATPETEGPDGEKIPGSEAVWESVNKATALWSCAKSDLKDEEYKEFYKHIANDFEDPLTWSHNKVEGEQEYTSLLYIPKRAPFDLWNREKAHGLKLYVQRVFIMDDAEQFMPTYLRFVKGVLDSNDLPLNVSREILQDTRITAKLRSACTKRVLSMLAKFASNNEEEYNKFWKEFGQVLKEGPAEDFSNKEKIAKLLRFSSTQTDAAEQTVSLDAYISRMVEGQYKIYYITADSFNAAKNSPHLEVLRKKGIEVLLMSDRIDEWFLSHLTEYDGKKFTSVTQGDLDLGKLDSEEDKKEQEKQETEFASFIERVKTVLGDKVKEVRLTHRLTTTPSCIVADNDDMSTQMAKLMAQMGQPVPDSKPIFEINPEHELIVKLADMADEELFAQWAELLLEQATLSEKGSLDDPSAFVSRINKLLLA